One genomic region from Evansella sp. LMS18 encodes:
- the infB gene encoding translation initiation factor IF-2 → MKKMRIYEYAKEKNVSSKDVINELKNKGIEVSNHMSVLSEDMLQKLKGKENSGNNSAGGNSQQGGKTNSNPSGNKGNQQGNRNQSGNNNQNRQSQGNTGGNPKNKKNRGQQNNANNSQNRNNRNKNKNNQNRNQQQHKNNQPAPKKEMPSKVTYTLPVTVGEFADKINKEPSEIIKKLMFLGVMATINQELDKDTIELLAEDFGIETEEEIVIDETEFETMEENDDPKDLKERPPVVTIMGHVDHGKTTLLDSIRHTKVTAGEAGGITQHIGAYQVEENDKKITFLDTPGHAAFTTMRARGAQVTDITILVVAADDGVMPQTVEAINHAKAAEVPIIVAVNKMDKEGANPDRVMQELTEHGLVAEAWGGDTIFVNVSALNGEGIEELLEMILLVSEVGELKANPDKTARGTVVEAELDRGRGPVATLLVQSGTLKVGDPIVVGSTFGRVRAMVNDLGRRVKTAGPSTPVEITGLNAVPQAGDQFLVFEDEKKARQIGEARATKQREAERRESSKVSLDDLFNQIQQGEIKEINVIIKADVQGSVEAMRGSLEKIDVEGVKVNIISTGVGAISETDVILASASNAVVIGFNVRPDVNAKRTADAEKVDIRLHRVIYDAIEEIEAAMKGMLDPEFEEKVIGQAEVRQTFKVSKIGMIAGSYVTDGKLTRDATVRLIRDGVVVHEGAIRDLKRFKDDVKEVAQNYECGITLENYNDVKEGDIIEAYVMEEIKR, encoded by the coding sequence ATGAAAAAAATGCGTATATATGAATATGCTAAAGAAAAGAACGTAAGCAGTAAAGATGTAATAAATGAGCTTAAAAATAAGGGAATTGAAGTATCCAACCATATGAGTGTGCTCTCAGAGGATATGCTTCAGAAACTTAAGGGTAAAGAAAACTCCGGAAACAATTCAGCTGGAGGGAACTCCCAGCAGGGCGGCAAAACCAACAGCAACCCGTCAGGAAACAAAGGGAACCAGCAGGGGAACAGGAACCAGTCCGGAAATAACAATCAGAACCGCCAGTCACAGGGCAACACCGGCGGAAACCCAAAAAATAAAAAGAACCGCGGTCAGCAGAATAACGCTAACAACTCTCAAAACAGAAATAACAGAAATAAAAATAAAAACAATCAAAACAGAAATCAACAGCAGCATAAAAACAATCAGCCTGCACCGAAAAAGGAAATGCCTAGTAAGGTGACATATACACTTCCTGTCACAGTAGGTGAATTTGCAGACAAGATTAACAAGGAACCTTCAGAAATCATTAAAAAGCTCATGTTCCTTGGGGTGATGGCGACGATTAACCAGGAGCTTGATAAAGATACGATTGAGCTGCTTGCAGAGGATTTCGGTATTGAAACAGAAGAAGAAATCGTCATCGATGAGACTGAATTTGAGACTATGGAAGAAAATGATGATCCGAAAGACCTGAAAGAACGCCCGCCGGTTGTAACTATTATGGGACACGTTGACCATGGTAAAACAACGCTTCTGGACAGTATCCGCCACACCAAGGTTACTGCAGGTGAAGCTGGGGGAATTACACAGCATATTGGTGCCTACCAGGTTGAAGAGAACGATAAGAAAATCACATTTCTTGATACACCTGGCCACGCTGCATTTACAACTATGCGTGCCCGTGGAGCTCAGGTAACAGATATCACTATACTTGTCGTTGCTGCAGACGACGGTGTAATGCCTCAGACTGTGGAAGCGATCAACCATGCTAAAGCGGCAGAGGTTCCAATTATCGTTGCCGTAAACAAAATGGATAAAGAAGGAGCTAACCCGGATCGTGTAATGCAGGAATTAACAGAGCATGGCCTGGTTGCCGAAGCATGGGGCGGGGACACTATCTTTGTAAATGTTTCTGCACTTAACGGTGAAGGAATCGAAGAACTGCTCGAAATGATCCTTCTTGTTTCCGAAGTAGGGGAGCTGAAGGCAAACCCTGATAAAACAGCGAGAGGAACGGTCGTTGAAGCTGAACTTGACCGGGGCCGCGGACCGGTTGCTACACTCCTTGTACAATCCGGCACACTTAAAGTTGGCGATCCTATTGTAGTTGGCAGTACTTTCGGAAGAGTCAGGGCTATGGTAAATGATCTTGGCCGCCGTGTTAAAACAGCAGGGCCTTCCACACCAGTGGAAATAACAGGACTCAACGCAGTTCCTCAGGCTGGTGATCAGTTCCTTGTGTTTGAAGATGAGAAAAAAGCACGCCAGATTGGAGAAGCAAGAGCGACGAAACAGCGTGAGGCTGAAAGACGCGAATCCTCGAAGGTAAGCCTGGATGATCTGTTTAACCAGATACAGCAAGGTGAAATAAAAGAAATAAACGTCATTATTAAAGCTGATGTGCAAGGTTCTGTTGAAGCGATGCGCGGTTCCCTTGAAAAGATTGATGTGGAAGGCGTAAAAGTTAATATTATCTCTACAGGTGTTGGTGCCATAAGCGAAACAGACGTTATCCTGGCAAGTGCTTCCAATGCTGTGGTTATCGGTTTTAATGTGCGTCCTGATGTGAATGCTAAGCGTACTGCAGATGCAGAAAAAGTTGACATCCGTCTCCATCGTGTAATTTATGATGCTATTGAAGAAATAGAAGCGGCAATGAAAGGAATGCTTGACCCTGAGTTCGAAGAGAAAGTAATCGGCCAGGCTGAAGTGCGCCAGACATTTAAAGTTTCCAAAATCGGCATGATTGCCGGCTCTTACGTGACAGACGGCAAGCTTACAAGGGATGCAACTGTCCGCCTTATCCGTGACGGAGTTGTAGTGCATGAAGGTGCTATCCGCGACTTAAAACGATTTAAGGACGATGTGAAAGAAGTTGCGCAAAACTATGAGTGTGGTATCACGCTTGAAAATTATAATGACGTTAAAGAAGGCGACATTATCGAAGCGTATGTCATGGAGGAAATTAAGCGTTGA
- the nusA gene encoding transcription termination factor NusA: MNSEFMDALTSIEKDKGIDKEVILEAIEQALITGYKRNFNSAQNVRVDIDRDNGSIRVFARKEVVEEVFDSRLEISLEAAKAINPQYEVDDVVEIEVTPRDFGRIAAQTAKQVVTQRVREAERGIIYSDFIDREEDIITGIVQRQDHRFIYVDLGRVEALMPLSEQMPNETYRHNDRIKAFITKVEKTTKGPQIMISRTHPGLLKRLFELEVPEIYDGTVEIKSVSREAGDRSKIAVHADDTEVDPVGSCVGPKGQRVQTIVNELKGEKIDIVRWSEDPKVYVANALSPSKVLQVTVNEEEKMTQVVVPDYQLSLAIGKRGQNARLAAKLTGWKIDIKSQTDAEEAGIYDPNTPQEQDEEWSDSHEADMQYNEEKDFDQ, translated from the coding sequence ATGAACAGTGAATTTATGGATGCGCTAACGAGCATCGAGAAGGATAAAGGTATTGATAAAGAGGTAATTCTTGAAGCTATTGAACAAGCGCTGATTACCGGTTATAAAAGGAATTTCAACTCTGCTCAGAATGTCAGAGTGGATATTGACAGGGACAACGGAAGCATCCGTGTTTTTGCAAGGAAAGAAGTCGTGGAAGAAGTATTTGATTCCAGACTGGAGATTTCTCTGGAAGCAGCGAAAGCGATCAATCCTCAATATGAAGTGGATGATGTTGTTGAAATAGAAGTAACTCCGAGAGACTTTGGAAGAATAGCAGCCCAGACGGCAAAGCAGGTTGTCACGCAACGTGTAAGAGAAGCGGAGCGGGGTATTATATATTCTGACTTTATTGACAGGGAAGAAGACATAATTACCGGAATCGTACAGCGTCAGGACCACCGTTTCATTTATGTGGACCTCGGCCGTGTTGAGGCTCTCATGCCTTTAAGCGAGCAAATGCCTAATGAAACATACCGCCACAATGACAGGATAAAAGCATTTATCACAAAGGTGGAAAAGACAACGAAAGGCCCGCAAATCATGATTTCCAGAACACATCCGGGCCTTTTGAAAAGATTATTTGAGCTTGAAGTGCCGGAAATTTACGATGGCACAGTAGAAATAAAATCTGTTTCAAGGGAAGCAGGAGACAGATCGAAAATCGCTGTCCATGCGGATGATACAGAGGTCGATCCGGTAGGTTCATGTGTAGGGCCTAAAGGACAGAGAGTTCAGACGATTGTCAATGAGCTTAAAGGGGAAAAAATTGATATTGTCCGCTGGTCTGAGGACCCGAAGGTGTATGTCGCAAACGCACTGAGCCCGTCCAAGGTACTCCAGGTTACAGTTAATGAGGAAGAAAAAATGACCCAGGTAGTAGTACCTGATTACCAGCTTTCCCTGGCGATCGGGAAACGTGGTCAGAATGCGAGACTCGCTGCAAAGCTTACCGGCTGGAAAATAGATATCAAAAGCCAGACGGATGCCGAAGAAGCAGGCATCTATGATCCAAATACCCCTCAGGAACAGGATGAAGAATGGTCTGACTCCCATGAGGCAGATATGCAGTATAATGAAGAAAAAGACTTTGATCAGTAA
- the rnpM gene encoding RNase P modulator RnpM: MAGMRKTPLRKCVITNEMRPKRELIRVVRTPDGDVQIDPTSKQSGRGAYISADPEVIQEAKKKNILSRHLKTNVDAELYDLLLAEAEGLKK, from the coding sequence GTGGCAGGAATGAGAAAAACACCACTTCGTAAATGTGTTATCACAAACGAGATGAGGCCTAAGCGGGAATTGATCCGGGTAGTCAGGACGCCTGATGGAGATGTGCAAATAGATCCCACTTCAAAGCAGTCTGGACGCGGGGCATACATCAGTGCCGATCCGGAAGTTATACAGGAAGCAAAAAAGAAAAATATTCTTTCCAGGCATTTAAAAACAAACGTGGATGCTGAGCTTTATGACTTGCTGCTCGCTGAAGCTGAAGGGCTGAAGAAATGA
- the rimP gene encoding ribosome maturation factor RimP, giving the protein MAGNVREITESIVTPILSDLALELVDVEFKKEGKNWFLRVYIERENGSGVDLDDCAAVSERLSEELDKRDPVEQAYYLEVSSPGAERPLKGEKDIQRAVGKNVHVTTYAPIDGEKQFEGKLTEFDGEILTIERKVKTRTKVVEIPYDKVAKARLAVVF; this is encoded by the coding sequence ATGGCTGGCAATGTAAGGGAAATCACGGAATCAATTGTAACCCCTATTTTGTCCGATCTGGCTCTGGAATTAGTAGATGTGGAATTCAAAAAAGAAGGTAAAAACTGGTTCCTTCGTGTCTATATTGAAAGAGAAAATGGGAGCGGAGTTGACCTTGACGACTGTGCCGCTGTAAGCGAGCGGTTAAGCGAAGAGCTGGATAAACGGGATCCTGTTGAGCAGGCATATTACCTGGAAGTTTCCTCACCTGGAGCAGAAAGGCCCCTTAAAGGCGAAAAAGATATACAGCGGGCTGTCGGCAAAAACGTCCACGTGACAACATATGCCCCAATCGACGGTGAAAAGCAGTTTGAAGGGAAACTAACAGAATTCGACGGAGAAATACTAACGATTGAAAGAAAAGTAAAGACCCGGACAAAAGTAGTGGAAATACCATACGACAAAGTAGCTAAAGCAAGACTGGCTGTCGTTTTTTAA
- a CDS encoding DUF503 domain-containing protein: protein MIGSVIVEAVIYNAQSLKDKRAVLQSIASRIRQQYNVSLVESDHQDVWQRTEWAIVSVGTARTQAEKELQRALAVIDNHHSLEVTNITWEWL, encoded by the coding sequence ATTATAGGTTCCGTCATTGTAGAGGCAGTCATATACAATGCGCAATCTTTAAAAGATAAAAGGGCGGTTCTTCAGAGTATTGCGTCGCGAATACGCCAGCAATACAATGTCTCTCTGGTGGAATCAGACCATCAGGATGTTTGGCAGCGGACAGAATGGGCAATCGTATCCGTAGGAACAGCCAGAACCCAGGCTGAAAAAGAATTGCAGCGGGCTTTGGCGGTCATAGATAACCACCATAGTCTGGAAGTAACGAATATAACCTGGGAATGGTTATAA
- a CDS encoding YlxQ family RNA-binding protein, with translation MTGKSDWLNLLGLIYRAGKLVTGEELVVKAVQKQKISLVIISEDASDNTKKKLTDKCSYYKIPFFIKGNREAIGRAIGKAGRVVIGIEDPGFAKKIRSIIE, from the coding sequence ATGACAGGAAAATCGGATTGGCTTAATCTGCTTGGCCTGATATACAGGGCGGGAAAGCTTGTTACTGGCGAAGAACTCGTGGTAAAAGCAGTACAGAAGCAAAAAATCAGTCTTGTAATTATCTCGGAAGATGCATCAGATAACACAAAGAAAAAGCTCACAGATAAATGCAGCTATTATAAAATCCCTTTTTTCATTAAAGGTAACAGAGAAGCAATAGGACGAGCAATAGGTAAAGCCGGGCGGGTTGTCATTGGGATAGAGGACCCTGGTTTTGCCAAGAAAATCAGATCAATAATTGAATAA
- the rbfA gene encoding 30S ribosome-binding factor RbfA produces the protein MSNVRANRVGEQIKKELTDIIQRELKDPRIGFITVTAVEVTGDLQQATAYITVFGDDDQRAKTLQGLSKANGFIRSEIGKRIQLRKTPELSFKFDESIERGNRIEELLRKLNSEEK, from the coding sequence ATGAGTAATGTTCGAGCCAATCGTGTTGGAGAGCAAATTAAAAAGGAACTTACAGATATAATCCAGAGGGAGCTGAAAGATCCCCGCATTGGATTCATTACTGTAACTGCAGTCGAAGTAACTGGCGACTTGCAGCAGGCGACAGCTTATATAACCGTTTTTGGTGACGATGACCAGCGTGCAAAAACTCTGCAGGGCCTTTCAAAGGCTAACGGTTTTATCAGGTCTGAAATCGGTAAACGAATTCAGCTGCGGAAAACTCCTGAGCTTTCTTTTAAGTTCGATGAAAGCATCGAACGTGGCAACAGAATTGAGGAACTCCTCAGAAAGCTCAATTCAGAAGAGAAATAA